From the Candidatus Krumholzibacteriota bacterium genome, one window contains:
- a CDS encoding 4Fe-4S dicluster domain-containing protein, producing MRFIDSTDFERLLKKLSAEGELVVPVREEDTGKIHIQRVEAFPLPAGTAFDGFRSVESLKGFAQHLRSVVARYPSEDMDQMEAEESFPVFVIVGARGCDLKAMELVDSVQVEGDYTDPFYKIRRDRMLVIASDCTECGESCFCTLTGSNPWPEKGYDLTISKVGSGYLVEEGSERGAAILSENSELFSEPREGQEKARVENREKVLAQLKSNNKDYPASAEMTEKLRGVLNDELWNEESARCVECGACTNICPTCYCFLLFDQQDGEQFKRVMSWDSCQVTGYARMAGMGTPRPRLSDRVKHRLYHKYDYLVLSHNAVFCTGCGRCIDACSASIDMRDVFRKVKTKATR from the coding sequence ATGAGATTCATTGATTCGACTGATTTTGAGAGGCTTTTAAAAAAGCTCTCTGCAGAGGGGGAGCTTGTTGTTCCTGTCAGGGAAGAAGATACAGGAAAAATCCATATACAGAGAGTAGAAGCATTTCCGCTTCCGGCAGGCACCGCTTTCGATGGATTCAGATCTGTCGAAAGCCTTAAAGGGTTCGCGCAACACCTCAGGTCTGTTGTCGCCAGGTATCCTTCCGAAGATATGGATCAGATGGAAGCCGAAGAATCGTTCCCGGTATTCGTGATCGTCGGTGCCAGGGGATGCGACCTCAAAGCTATGGAACTTGTCGACAGCGTCCAGGTGGAAGGCGATTATACAGACCCATTCTACAAGATCAGAAGGGACAGGATGCTGGTAATAGCCTCAGACTGCACGGAGTGCGGCGAGAGCTGTTTCTGTACTCTGACCGGATCCAACCCATGGCCCGAAAAAGGTTATGACCTTACTATCTCGAAAGTCGGAAGCGGATACCTCGTAGAGGAAGGTTCGGAAAGAGGAGCGGCGATCCTGTCGGAAAACAGCGAGCTCTTTTCAGAACCGAGGGAAGGGCAGGAAAAGGCAAGGGTCGAAAACCGCGAAAAGGTCCTCGCGCAGCTGAAGTCAAACAACAAGGATTACCCGGCATCGGCCGAGATGACCGAAAAGCTCCGGGGGGTACTGAACGACGAGCTCTGGAACGAAGAGTCGGCAAGATGCGTGGAGTGCGGCGCGTGCACCAACATATGTCCGACCTGTTATTGTTTTCTCCTCTTCGACCAGCAGGACGGGGAGCAGTTCAAAAGAGTGATGTCATGGGATTCCTGCCAGGTAACAGGTTATGCCAGGATGGCGGGCATGGGTACTCCAAGGCCCCGCCTTTCTGACAGGGTCAAGCACAGGCTTTACCATAAATATGATTATCTGGTCCTCAGCCATAACGCGGTCTTTTGCACCGGCTGCGGCAGATGTATCGACGCGTGCTCGGCAAGCATAGATATGCGCGATGTGTTCCGTAAAGTAAAAACGAAAGCAACCAGATAA